The following is a genomic window from Pyricularia oryzae 70-15 chromosome 5, whole genome shotgun sequence.
GACTGACAAGACTATCCGTCTGAAGCGTCAGAACCGTGCTGCCGATGCGCACAGCGAGGGACATGGTGAGGGCGCCCACTAGATTTGGAAGGGAGGCACGTGTAGCATAGTTAGACGGAGGGTACAGCCAGTCTGCGGCATTTGGggagccaaaaaaaagtcacaaCCGAACAGTGTACGCTGGGTACTGTAACAACCACGGACGCCTGGTTATCAAGAGATTATTTCATTTTGTTCCCGAGTCTCAAACGCTCCATTGCTGAAGTCCTCATCATGTGGCTACTAAGCCTTACTGGATGATCCAAACACGTGATACCCTGAACGCCATCTAACGCCGATGCTATGCAAATTACAACAGTCGACTGTCACAGCCTAAGAATTAAAAATGACCTCATTCAGGTCTAGGCCCGGCAACATCCAATCCTTCCAGTCCCTGCATCGGATCTTCTGCTGGAGGCGCAGGTTCCGTTGCCATAGCTGACTGATCTCCACCCAACCTGTCCTCCTCACTGACGGCATTTTTCGCAAGCCATCCCTCCTGCAGAGTTCAAGTCAGCATAAAGCTCGAAACTAGCAACTGGTATTAACAAATAAAAGACACTAACCTGTTCCCAGACAGCCGTCTTGCTGCCCAGTCCCTCATTAGCACTCTTTGGTGGCTTTGCAGCATGGACCTTGATAATTCTACCAAAGAATTCTGACTGGTCCATGTTGTCCATGGCTTCTTTGGCATCATCGGCATCCTCATACTCGACATAGGCAAATCCCCTGTGCGTCTCTGCCGATTTCGGGTTGTCGTTCTTGGGCATCTTTACGTCGGCTATTTCGCCAAAGGGGATGAAGGCATCGTGTAGGCTTGC
Proteins encoded in this region:
- a CDS encoding nuclear cap-binding protein yields the protein MTDASRWKATLYVGGLPAAATEASLHDAFIPFGEIADVKMPKNDNPKSAETHRGFAYVEYEDADDAKEAMDNMDQSEFFGRIIKVHAAKPPKSANEGLGSKTAVWEQEGWLAKNAVSEEDRLGGDQSAMATEPAPPAEDPMQGLEGLDVAGPRPE